The following coding sequences lie in one Alicyclobacillus curvatus genomic window:
- a CDS encoding DUF2249 domain-containing protein, which yields MERRIVDLDVREILRAKGEPFQVIMDAVNQLGQDDVLQLHTTFDPVPLKRVLQKQGLQHAVTEETEDHFVLQFYRSDDRVPFWHLDNRGLEPPQPMVRALEWLDSDGRLQAGELGLEIWNERVPAFLLPELEERQYDFDINDLGNGTVVVRIAHRAG from the coding sequence ATGGAAAGAAGAATTGTTGATTTGGATGTTCGGGAGATTTTACGCGCCAAAGGGGAGCCATTTCAGGTCATCATGGATGCGGTTAATCAGCTCGGTCAGGACGATGTGCTTCAATTACACACCACATTCGACCCAGTCCCGCTCAAACGGGTGCTTCAAAAACAGGGATTGCAACATGCCGTGACCGAGGAAACGGAAGACCATTTTGTCTTGCAGTTTTACCGTTCTGACGACAGAGTGCCGTTTTGGCACCTCGACAACCGCGGACTAGAGCCGCCACAACCGATGGTGCGGGCACTTGAATGGTTGGATTCGGATGGACGTTTGCAAGCCGGAGAGCTTGGCTTGGAGATATGGAATGAACGGGTACCCGCGTTTTTGCTGCCGGAACTGGAAGAGAGACAGTACGATTTTGATATTAACGACCTCGGCAACGGGACCGTCGTTGTACGTATCGCGCATCGCGCAGGCTGA
- a CDS encoding helix-turn-helix domain-containing protein → MSVNYESANAFQNPVKRYRVVRGHVECPARGRIDVEVCFYCPLLESLDMDSPVRSIRCRPVEPESDAEKLAYERLGILQLADTLGNVSEACRERGISRRVFYLYKHAFEEHGIEGLMFRSRRGRRQQHR, encoded by the coding sequence ATGAGTGTTAACTACGAGTCCGCGAATGCCTTTCAAAATCCGGTCAAGCGTTACCGAGTGGTTCGCGGGCACGTAGAATGTCCTGCTCGAGGGCGCATCGACGTGGAGGTCTGTTTTTACTGCCCCCTGCTCGAGTCTCTTGATATGGACAGCCCCGTGAGAAGCATCCGCTGCCGTCCGGTTGAGCCCGAAAGTGATGCAGAGAAGCTCGCTTACGAGCGGCTCGGAATCTTGCAGTTGGCCGACACTCTTGGCAACGTCAGTGAAGCCTGTCGTGAGCGCGGCATATCCCGACGCGTCTTCTACCTGTACAAACATGCCTTTGAGGAACATGGGATTGAAGGGCTGATGTTTCGCAGTCGTCGCGGCCGTCGTCAGCAACACAGGTAG
- a CDS encoding divalent metal cation transporter codes for MSRPMEPNTFVQDIHNRKRSHFFRLMMLLMAFGPGLMVMLADTDAGSIITAAQSGATWGYRLLLPQILLIPVLYVVQEVTIRLGIGTGQGHGELIRKHFGLPMAVLSVGTLFIASVGALVTEFAGIAGVGDLFGVPKWFTVLLATGLLVGIGMTGSYRRFERIGLAVGLLEILFIPAAWMAHPNVHTMVQSAVDLPLHNSNYLFLLAANVGAVIMPWMVFYQQGAIVDKHLSTKHLRVARVDTFFGSIVTQIIMVAVMIAAAQTVGRFHPNTALNNISDIVKGVAPVLGHGAKWLFSLAFLGASFLASLVVSVAGAWGIGEAFHLNHSLNSRVRDAKWFYIIYTAAHVGGALVVLSAVNLVSLTIDVEVMNAILLPIVLGFLLALEAKALPLPLRMRGWYRFVVWTISGIVMLFGVYMATITVL; via the coding sequence ATGTCAAGACCCATGGAGCCAAATACGTTCGTACAGGATATCCATAATCGCAAACGGTCGCACTTCTTTCGCCTGATGATGCTGTTGATGGCATTCGGACCGGGGCTGATGGTGATGCTCGCGGATACTGACGCCGGAAGCATCATTACCGCGGCTCAGTCCGGGGCAACCTGGGGGTATCGGCTGTTGCTGCCGCAAATCCTGCTCATTCCTGTCCTCTATGTCGTGCAAGAAGTCACGATTCGGCTCGGAATCGGAACGGGGCAAGGACATGGAGAACTGATTCGCAAGCACTTCGGTCTCCCGATGGCTGTGTTATCAGTGGGTACCCTGTTTATTGCCAGCGTCGGTGCACTTGTGACCGAGTTTGCAGGTATCGCAGGGGTCGGGGACTTGTTTGGCGTTCCAAAATGGTTCACCGTTCTACTCGCCACTGGTCTTCTCGTAGGAATTGGCATGACAGGCAGCTACCGTCGATTTGAGCGCATCGGTCTTGCTGTGGGATTGTTGGAAATCCTTTTTATTCCGGCTGCTTGGATGGCTCATCCGAACGTTCATACGATGGTTCAGTCTGCGGTTGACTTACCTTTGCATAATTCGAATTATTTGTTTCTACTCGCGGCCAATGTCGGCGCCGTCATCATGCCCTGGATGGTATTTTACCAACAAGGCGCCATTGTCGATAAACACCTGTCAACGAAGCACTTGCGCGTTGCTCGTGTGGACACGTTTTTCGGGTCGATTGTGACCCAAATCATCATGGTTGCTGTCATGATAGCTGCAGCCCAAACGGTGGGAAGGTTCCATCCCAATACAGCACTGAACAACATTAGCGATATTGTCAAAGGGGTGGCACCCGTGTTGGGGCACGGAGCGAAGTGGTTGTTCAGCCTGGCGTTTCTCGGAGCCAGCTTCTTAGCGTCACTCGTCGTTTCCGTAGCTGGTGCGTGGGGAATTGGTGAGGCATTCCATTTGAACCACAGTCTCAACAGCCGAGTAAGAGATGCCAAATGGTTCTACATTATTTATACAGCCGCCCATGTGGGCGGCGCACTTGTCGTCTTGTCGGCCGTCAACCTCGTCAGCCTGACCATCGATGTAGAAGTGATGAATGCCATCCTGCTTCCGATTGTGCTTGGGTTTTTGCTCGCACTCGAAGCCAAGGCCCTGCCCCTGCCTTTACGTATGAGAGGCTGGTACCGTTTTGTGGTTTGGACCATCTCTGGCATCGTGATGCTCTTTGGTGTCTACATGGCGACCATCACAGTGCTTTAG